A genome region from Leptodactylus fuscus isolate aLepFus1 chromosome 6, aLepFus1.hap2, whole genome shotgun sequence includes the following:
- the MMP9 gene encoding matrix metalloproteinase-9: MLAVLLLLGTLCAWSHSAPTSNLKPVSVIFPSDIRSNLSDLETAEKYLSRYGYLALSQGDSSHNSLQKALTKMQKKMGLKETGELDSETMKAMNSPRCGVPDVGKFQTFEGDLKWDHNDITYKILNYSPDLDPEVIDDAFVRAFKVWSDVSPLTFTRIYNGEPDINILFGSDNHGDPYPFDGKDGLLAHAYPPGEGVQGDAHFDEDENWTLGTGVVVKTRFGNADGALCHFPFVFDGQTYNSCTSAGRSDGHIWCSTTANFDEDKKFGFCPSELLYTYAGNSDGQPCVFPFIFDGQSYSSCTTEGRSDGYRWCGTTANYDTDGKYGFCPNRDTSVIGGNSQGDPCVFPFTFLGKTYNQCTSDGRNDKKLWCATTSSYDNDKKWGFCPDEGYSLFLVAAHEFGHALGLEHSSVQDALMYPMYKYVKDFELHEDDINGIQYLYGSGSGPKPSPPKPTKKPRPTTTPTPTTTTTTTENPDVPVDPTQDPCKVKIFDAIAEIQGQLHFFKDGVYWKLPAKGPPKTSIPITDTWPALPSNIDTVFQDPQSKKIFFFSGRKFWQYTGSSVLGPRSIDKLGFDKDVDKILGAITRDNGKVLLFNGDRYWRLDVKSQTVDKGYPKSTDEDFTGVPSDSHDVFVYQGKYYFLQDFFFWRMTWRKQVEKVGYVKYDLLRCPEN; the protein is encoded by the exons ATGCTGGCTGTACTGCTTCTTCTTGGCACCTTGTGTGCCTGGAGTCATTCGGCTCCAACATCTAACCTTAAACCTGTATCTGTTATATTCCCATCGGACATAAGGAGCAACTTAAGTGACCTGGAGACAGCGGAG AAATATCTTTCACGCTATGGTTATTTGGCCCTGTCTCAAGGAGACTCAAGTCATAACTCCCTGCAGAAGGCACTTACCAAAATGCAGAAGAAAATGGGACTTAAAGAAACTGGAGAACTTGACTCAGAAACAATGAAGGCCATGAATAGCCCCCGATGTGGCGTCCCAGATGTGGGAAAGTTTCAGACATTCGAGGGAGATTTAAAGTGGGATCATAATGATATTACATACAA GATCCTCAACTACTCTCCTGACCTTGACCCAGAAGTAATCGATGATGCCTTTGTCCGTGCCTTCAAAGTCTGGAGTGATGTATCACCTCTCACATTTACCCGTATCTACAATGGGGAACCTGACATTAACATTTTGTTCGGATCTGACA ACCATGGAGATCCATATCCTTTCGATGGCAAGGACGGTCTTTTGGCTCATGCATACCCACCTGGGGAAGGCGTACAAGGAGACGCTCACTTTGATGAGGATGAGAACTGGACTCTTGGAACCGGAGTGG TGGTGAAGACTCGATTTGGTAATGCAGATGGAGCTCTGTGCCATTTCCCATTTGTCTTCGATGGTCAGACTTACAACTCTTGCACAAGTGCTGGGCGATCTGATGGACACATCTGGTGTAGCACAACAGCCAACTTTGATGAAGACAAAAAATTCGGCTTCTGTCCTAGCGAGT TGCTGTACACATATGCCGGCAATAGTGATGGTCAACCCTGCGTATTCCCCTTTATTTTTGATGGTCAGTCTTATTCCTCCTGTACCACAGAAGGCCGTTCAGATGGATATCGCTGGTGCGGTACCACCGCCAACTATGATACTGATGGCAAATATGGATTCTGCCCCAACAGAG ATACTTCCGTGATTGGTGGAAACTCTCAAGGTGACCCTTGCGTGTTCCCCTTCACCTTCCTGGGCAAGACATATAACCAATGCACAAGCGATGGACGTAACGACAAGAAGCTATGGTGTGCAACTACCTCCAGCTATGACAACGATAAGAAATGGGGATTCTGCCCAGACGAAG GCTACAGTCTGTTTTTGGTGGCCGCTCATGAGTTTGGTCATGCATTAGGACTTGAGCATAGCAGCGTCCAAGATGCACTGATGTACCCCATGTACAAATACGTGAAAGACTTCGAGCTCCATGAGGATGACATTAACGGGATCCAGTATCTGTACG GATCTGGATCTGGTCCAAAGCCTTCTCCACCCAAGCCCACCAAGAAGCCAAGACCAACGACCACTCCAacacccaccaccaccaccaccaccactgagAATCCCGATGTCCCTGTTGATCCTACACAAGACCCATGCAAAGTGAAAATTTTTGACGCCATTGCTGAAATCCAAGGACAACTTCACTTCTTTAAGGATGG GGTGTACTGGAAATTACCTGCGAAGGGTCCTCCTAAGACTTCTATCCCAATAACAGACACTTGGCCAGCTCTGCCTTCCAATATTGACACTGTATTCCAGGATCCTCAAAGCAAGAAGATCTTCTTTTTCTCAG GTCGCAAATTCTGGCAGTATACAGGAAGCAGCGTCCTGGGACCACGTAGCATTGACAAACTGGGATTCGACAAGGATGTAGATAAAATCTTAGGTGCTATTACACGGGATAATGGGAAGGTCCTGTTATTCAATGGTGATAGATACTGGAG ACTTGATGTGAAATCACAGACTGTGGATAAGGGATACCCAAAAAGCACAgatgaagattttacaggagttcCTTCTGATTCTCATGATGTCTTTGTGTATCAAG GTAAATACTACTTCTTGCAAGATTTCTTCTTCTGGCGTATGACGTGGCGAAAGCAAGTGGAAAAAGTTGGATACGTGAAATACGACCTTCTCCGCTGTCCAGAAAATTAG